GGTCCAGGAGCTAGTAAAAgcaatgaagaagaaaggaggGAGGACAAGACATCTAGCACTTAAGATGGACATGTCTAAGGCTTTCGACCGTTTAAAATGGGTTTTTCTGATGGAAGTCTTAAGAAAGTTCGGTTTCTGCGAAAAATTGTGTCAGCTAATAATGCAGTGTATCAGCACAACGGAGATCGAAATCATGATAAATGGCTCCCCTTCCAGAAAGTTTGTTCCATCCAGAGGCATAAGGAAAGGAGATCCTCTCTCTCCTTACCTATTTATACTTTCAATGGAAGCTTTCTCAAGGAATTTAAATTTTCAGGAAAATAAAAATCAGATAACAGGTATGAAAATATCAAAATCAGCTCCAAGGATAAATCATCTATTATTCACGGACGATTGTCTCCTTTTTTGCAAGGCTAATCTCCCTCaaacacataattttcttaaagtGATTGAAGATTTTAGTGCTTGTTCTGGACAGTTGATTAATTTCAACAAGTCAGTTGTCTTCTTCAGCAAGAATACAAGCCCTAACATGTGTCAAATTATCAGCGGAAACCTTCAGGTAAGAGAGATGAATATTTCACATGAAAAATATCTGGGCTTGCCAATATTAGTTGGTAGAAATAAGAGAATCCCATTTGCATCTCTAGTAGATAAGATGGATTATCGTTTTTCGAGATGGTTTGCAACTAATATTTCTGAAGCAGGGAGAGGTGTTATGATTCGAAACGTAACTAATGCTATCCCAGTGCATCACATGCTAAGTTTCAAGTTTCCGAATACCACACTATCAAAGATGAATTCTGCACAACAAAAGTTCTGGCGCAACAATAAAACAAATGAAGGAAAGCATTATATCTCCTGGAAAAACGTTAACAAGTCCAAAGAAGAAGGGGGGCTAGGTTTCAGGGACCTTGAAGTATTTAATAGAGCTCTCCTGGCAAAATCTTCATGGAAACTATGCACTGATGAGAACTCTATCTGTGCTAGATCTCTCAAGGCTAAATGTTTTCCGGATGGACAAGTATTCAACATCAAAGAAAATGCTAATAGTACATGGTCATGGAGAAGTATTTCTTCTGAGTTACAATTTATCAAAAAGTATAGCTGTTGGAACCTGGGAAATGGGAAGAAAATACTGATATGGAAATATAGGTGGATTCCATACCTTTCTACTCCACCTATTCCGAAGCATGATGCTGTGCAGACTCAAGAGTACAAGTATGTTCACCAGCTGTTTGATTCTCATTCTGGAGGATGGAATATTACGCTGATCTTCTCGCTGTTCGAAGCTACAACAGCAAGGCTTATATCAAATATTTCTATTCATCACCAAGTGGAAGACAAATTAATCTGGACTCTTGAAAAATCTGGCAAGTTTACAGTGAAGTCTGCATATAGGAAAATGATGGAAGagaagaatagtcaatccaaggTCGATCATAGAATGAAGAATAtcttcaagagattatggaaactACCCTCCTTCCCCATATCAATCAATTTGCGTGGAAATGCATCAAGGATATTTTACCTACAAGGGATAAGCTGCTGCAATTTATAAATGGTGATACAGCTGGATGTTCATTCTGTGATCACAGTTTGGAAACCTCCACGCATTATATTCTCAATTGCGCGTCTTCTAAAAGAATATGGTTTGCAACCCTTGGCTTAAATACTGAAAATGTCAGTAACCTGGTCAGGTGGTTGTGCGATTGGTTTGATAAGCTCAGTGATAATCAAATGACACAGGATGTTCTTTGCAGAATTCTTACTGTTGCTTGGTGTCTCTGGAATGCAAGATGCGACAAAGTATTTAAGGGCTGTAACATTACAGTGGACGGGTTAATAACAAAATGTGAGAAGGAATTGGCTGAGTTTGCTTTCAGATCAAACcaaacaacaagaacaacaattCGGCAGTCGAGACACAGTCTTCATTGGTTTCCTCCTATTAGAGGAACTTTTAAAATTAATATAGATGGTTCATTTATGAAAGAAACTCTAACTGGAGGTGTAGGACTAATGATTCGTGATTTTGCAGGTACTCACCAGGGATCTAAATGCATCTATCTAACTCATGTGACGAGTCCGGAACATGCTGAATGTAGAGGGCTATGGGAGGAAGTAAATTGGGCAAAGGAAAAGAAGTTGCACATCGTTCAGTTTGAAATGGACTCAAAAATAGTAGTGGCGGCAATGAGCAAGGATAATTTTACCATTGATTGGAGGATTCATAACTTGATATTAGATATTAAAAAGTTTTTCTTTAGTTCTGTCTCTTGGCAAATTAACTATGTGTCTAAAGAGCAAAATAAGATAGCAGATATTCTTTCAAAAGTTGCTAGAACTGAGAGATTAACTAGTGTTTGGTTAATTGATCCATCTAGTCTCATTCAACATCAATTGCAGGTGGACAAATCTTTTGTAAACACTTTCTCTTAATCAATATATCTCTTGcagtttcaaaaaagaaaaaaaaagaagccaATAACGAtgattcctgggtgaaaaagacatgtaaaatttgatattgtttaaatggacaaaaatgtaaaaatagtcaggatgtaaacaatttcatcctacccattttcaaatactttttcttatttttaatttacatcaggatgcatccagtttcatattcgctattttttaagtttaagacaggatgaatccagtttcatccttgctatttttttggtgtccatttcacttttactaatttttactcgtccattagaaccatgttttaaaaatatttggacaaatgactcattttctgtaaaaataaataaaaatgatagTGCTTATTTTCCAGAAACTGagatattattaaaaaaaatggagGAAACTTCTTGAaatttaaaataattaaaaaaatatatcatccTGTAAATTGTTTGCTGTCCTAACTCTagttgtttttttattattattttttgttttgagttATTTCCGTCCTCCAAACTGTTTGTCGTTTGAGTTAATATTTATTCATTTTCCAGATAGTCTGCCGTATAGCGAAGATTGCCAACCACTCTTTCATCCGAAGGAGTGCATGAAAGACTTTATGGTGAAAGGGTGGTGAAGGAGTGTCGTAGTAGCACCAAATTTGCTCTAATCAATAGTCCCTCCTTCATATTGATGAATGACACTACCTATATCACACTTACAAACCTAAAGTTGCAAATT
This window of the Papaver somniferum cultivar HN1 unplaced genomic scaffold, ASM357369v1 unplaced-scaffold_65, whole genome shotgun sequence genome carries:
- the LOC113343722 gene encoding uncharacterized protein LOC113343722, producing MTQDVLCRILTVAWCLWNARCDKVFKGCNITVDGLITKCEKELAEFAFRSNQTTRTTIRQSRHSLHWFPPIRGTFKINIDGSFMKETLTGGVGLMIRDFAGTHQGSKCIYLTHVTSPEHAECRGLWEEVNWAKEKKLHIVQFEMDSKIVVAAMSKDNFTIDWRIHNLILDIKKFFFSSVSWQINYVSKEQNKIADILSKVARTERLTSVWLIDPSSLIQHQLQVDKSFVNTFS